A window of Nitrososphaerales archaeon genomic DNA:
CAGCAGGACGACGTCGCTCTCCCTCGCGAGCGAGGACCCCGCCGCGTTGACTATCGAGAGTATCGTAGCGCCCTTCTTCTTTGCCTCCTTGACAGCTTCCATCACGTCCGCTGTCTCCCCACTCTGGGAGAGGACAATCACTGCTGAGCCTCTGCCCACGAAGTCCGAGTGCTCCTTGAATTCCCCTGCGAGGATCGCGTCGCACCTAATGTTCGCCTCCTTGTTCAGCCTGAACTTCATCAGCAGCCCCGCGTGGTAGCTCGACCCGGCCGCAGTGATGGAGAGGGACTTCGCCCTCCTGATCGAAGCAGCGAAATCCGAGAGCTTCCTCTCGTCCTGCATCGCAGCGCTTACGACCGTCCTCGGTTGCTCGTTAATCTCCTTCAGAGTGTAGTGGGCGTAGTCCATCTTTGAGATGTCCGACAACTCCCAAGCGACCTGGGTCGGCTTCCTCCTTACCTCCTTCCCACTCGGCCCAAAGATCCTCACCCTATCCTTCCTAATCTCTGTCACCTCCAGATTGTCCAGGAAGATGGTCCTGTCCGTGTACTCTATGAACGCCAAGACGTCGCTCGCTATGAAGTTCTTCCCGTCGGCCAGCCCTATGATGAGCGGCGCGTCCTTCCTTGCGCCGACAATCACGTCCGGCCTCCCTTGGAACATCACGGCCATCGCGTACTGCCCCTTCAGCATCTTCGCCGCTGCCATCGTCGCCTTCACGGGGTCCTTCGTCCTTGCGTACTCCTTCTCGACTAGGTGCGCTATGACCTCCGTGTCCGTCTCGCTCTTGAAGACGTGCCCCTTGGCGATTAGTTGCTTCTTCAGAGGAAGATAATTCTCGATTATGCCGTTGTGGATGACAGCGACCCGCTCTTTGCACGAGGTCTGGGGATGGGCGTTCGCGTCAGTCACGCTTCCGTGAGTCGCCCAACGAGTGTGAGCCATTCCGGTGCTGCCCCGGAGCGCAGAGAGACTGTGCTTCCGCTCTATCTCGTCCACCCTCCCCGCCCCCTTCCTCACGTTCAACCCTGTCTCAGAGATCGTGGCCATGCCGGCGGAGTCGTACCCCCTGTACTCGACCCTGCGCAACCCTTCAAGGAGCATCCCGGCGACGGGCTCGCCGCTGACGCAGCCTATTATCCCACACATAGCACGGTCACCTAGCGGGGCGGTATTAAGGGCCGCAAAACCGTTTCCCCGACAATGCAAGACGTACATTGCATGCTCTCTCCTCGATGGCTTCCTACTCCCCGCCTACCATGCAAAACATCTTATTAGTGGTCGCAGCGGACTGATGCCATGGCAAAGGAGCGGCTCCTCTTCGACCCGAAGTCCGCCGACCGCTTGGCGAAGAGGGTCCTCGCCTCAGACGACCCCGACGATTTCCGTCCCGCCTTCGGGAGAGTAGGGCGGAAGATACTGCGCGTTCTAGCTGCAGGTCCGAGGTATCCCGCTGACATAGCGCGAAGCCTCGGCACGCACCACCAGACCGTCTACTACAGCATCAAAAGGCTGGAGAAGGCTGGACTAATCACGAGGGTGAAGAGTGAGGTCATCCGGGGCGGTGAGGCGAATCTGTTCGCCCTCTCCTCCGACGGCTACGCAGTCGAATTCGCGGTCAGGGGAGAGAAGCTCCCCACCCTCCCCTCCTCTTCTCGCTCCAAGGCTTTCGGCCGTTTCTTCAGGGAGTTCGTGAAAGACGGCGTGCTGGACGGTTGGGTAGTCGTCGGCTCCCCGACACCGCACGGCGCTGGCGGAACGCAGGCCAGGGACGGCCACTACGCGGTCCAGCTAGGGTTCGCCCTCGGCCAGTTCGTCTCGCTCCCCGACCGCTTCCCAGTGAAACTTGACGTGGACGTGAAGTCGGAGAAGCTCGAGGGTTCCAACCTCATCGTCGTCGGTGGCCCCAGGACGAACATCATCTCCGAGGAGTTGAACCCGCACATGCCGGTCAGGTTCAAGCAGGGAGGCTTCTGGGGCTCTGTGGAGGACGGGCAGGGGAGGAGCTACACGTCTGAGCTCGACTGCGTCGTGGTCAAGATGAGGAACCCATGGAATCCTGAGAGGACGTGCGTCGTCGCTGCAGGACTGACGGGCGCTGGCACCAAGGCCGCAATAGTGGGTGTCTGCAACTTCGCAGACACGCTTTTCCAGAAGTACAGGTCTGGAGACTACGCATGCGTGCTGCGGGGAGTCGACAGGGACGGTGACGGGAAGGTTGACTCTATCGAGCTTCTCAAGCAGGCGTAGGGCTTAGGCCCTCCTTCCCCTTCTTCCACCCTTCTTCCTCGTAGTGTCGTGCGGGATGGGCGTGGCGTCCTCTATCCTTCCTATCTTGAACCCTGCCCTCGCTATCGCCCTGATGGCAGCCTGCGCACCCGGCCCCGGCGTCCTGGGTCCTGTGCCGCCCACGGCCCTCACCTTGATGTGAACGGCAGTGATCCCCTTGCTCTTCGCGACGTCCGCGGCAGCCGATGCGCTCCTCATGGCTGCGTAAGGCGACGACTCGAACCTGTCTGCCTTCACGTGTCTCCCGCCGGAGGAGAAAGATATCGTCTCTGCGCCCGTGAGGTCAGTCATGTGCACTATCGTGTTGTTGTAGCTTGAGTAGATGTGTACGACGGCCCACTTGTCTTTGAGAACCTCTTCTTCAGTTGCCACTTGGAATCACTCCGGAGCGGCCGCCTCGACCTCTTGCGGCTTTTCTTCCTTCTGTCCCTCCGCTTCAGCTAATGCGGTGGGCTCTTCCATCGGCGCTGGCTGGGCCGGTGGAACCTGCGCCTTGACGCCCGTGAGCTTGACCGTTCCCTCCTCGTCCCTGCTGACTCCGTATCCCGGGATGGTTATCGTCCGACCTCCGACCATCACGTGGCCGTGGACTATCAGCTGCCTGGCGTGGGGCGCCGAAAGCGCCATCCCCTTCTTGAAGACCATCGTCTGCAGTCTCCTCGCGAGCACGTCCTCGACCGTGAGATTGAGGATGTCGTCCAGCGCTGCATTCTCCTCCACCAGGCCTCGCCTGTAGAGACTTGCGAGAAGTTTCCTCTCTTCCCTTAATCTCACCTGCTCGGTCGCAGCGAGAAGTGTCCTTGCCTGCTTCCTCACCGAGCTGAGGTGCGTCTCCGCCTTCCAAAGCTCCCTCTTGTTCCTAAGTCCGAAGGTGCCGAGGAGGTAGAGTTCTTGCGCGAGCTGGTCTGCGCGCCACGGGCTCCTGGGCCTGCTGTAGGTTTTCCGTGCTTTCTTGGGGTCTCCCAACTATTTCTTCTCTTCCTTGCCCGCTGCTGCTGCCGCCGCCTTGGCCGCTTCCTGCAGAGCAGCCTTTCTGACTCCCACAGTCCTGCCCTTCCTACCCGTCGTCCTTGTCCTCTGCCCCCTCACCTTCAGACCCAGGGTGTGCCTTATCCCTCTCCAGCTCTGGACATTCTTCTCCTTATCCATGTCACCCTTGATGACGAAGTCCAAGTCTGACCCGAGGAACTGCTTAGTCTCGCCTGTCTCCGGGTCGTTCCTTCTGTTGTAGTACCACTGCGGCAGGGCAGAAGTAGCCGCGTTCTGCAGCGCCCGCTCCACCTCGTGGACCTGCGCCTCCGTCAAAGTCCCTACCCTCACCCTCGGGTCGATGCCTAGCTTCTTGACTACAGAGGCCGCGAAGTTGTCGCCGACACCCTTGACGTCGGAGAGAGCAACGACCAGCTTCTTGCTCCCGTCTAGGTCCTTGCCTGATATCCTGACGAGGTGCCTGAATTCCTGGGGCGTCGACATTGGCCAGACGTGCCCGCATGTTTTGGGTTATAAGGTTTGAAGGCGTTGCTAGTGGCGGACAGAAAGAATCGGCCGACGGGCTATTTCTGCGGCCAAAGCTTTTTAACCACAAATCCTCGCGGAGCCGAGAAACGTGTCCGTCCGATGGCATATGAGATAGCTCCAGCCGGTGTTGCGATTGGTTAAGGTCAAGGTCCTAGAGGAGAAAGGGAACTCCGTCGTGCTTCAGCTCGAAGGCGTGGACAGGAGCTACGCCAACGCCGTCAGGCGTTTCTGCATCTCAGAGGTCCCATCCATGGCAATCGACGACGTGGTAATCCTGGAGAACTCGTCCGTCCTCTACGACGAAATCCTGGCCCACAGGCTTGGGATGGTACCGATCAAGACGGACCTGGAGAGGTACGTGCTGCCCGAGAAGTGTGATTGCGGGAGCCCGCTCGGCTGCAACAAGTGCCGCGTACTCTTCGTCCTCGAAGCAACGGGGAAGGAGAAGGTCTCCACCGTCTACTCGGGCGACCTGGTCTCCGAGGACAGGGAGATTCGGCCTGTGAGCGAGAGCATTCCCCTGGTCAAGCTGGCCCAGGGTCAGACAGTGAAGCTCGAGGCCTACGCCCGGCTGGGAAGGGGTAAGGAGCACGCGAAGTGGCAGCCCTGCACAGTCGCGGTCCTCACCGACGGGAAGACGGAAGGGACGTTCAACCTCATGGTGGAGTCGGCAGGCGGGTTGCCGGCGAGGCAGATAGTGTTGAAGGCGATTCAGATTCTCGAGGAGAAGCTCAAGGAGATCCAGGTCTCGGTAGGGGGCAAGGCGGAATGACCTCGACGAACCCTCTTCTGAGGCGTACAGCAGTGATGCTCGAACGCGCGGGTAAGGAGCACAAGGCGGCAATTTGGGAGAAGGCGTCGCAGGCACTCAGAAGGCCCACCTCTGGCAAGGTCGAGGTGAACTTGGGGAGGATTTCAATGCTCGCGGAGAGCGGAGAGGCGCTCTTCGTACCGGGCAAAGTCCTTGGCTCTGGCCTGATCGACAAGAAGCTCTTCATCGGCGCCTTTGCATTCTCCGCTTCCGCAAGGAAGAAGATTGTTGCGAAGGGGGGCTCGGCGATGACAGTGGAACAGTTCCTGAAGAAGTATCCAAAGGGGGGAGGAGTGACAATTGTCGAGTGAGGGGACGGTCTACGTGGACGCGACGAATCAAATCGCGGGGAGGCTCGCGTCTAAGGTGGCCAAGCTCATTATCTCCGGCAGGAGGGTGGTCGTGTTCAACGCGGAGAAGTCACTTCTGTCAGGTTCCAGGCAGTCCGTTCTGACGGAATGGCAGAAGAAGCTGGAGATCAGCAGCAGGGTCAACCCGATCTACGGCCCGATTCATCCGCGAAGGCCCGACAACATCCTCCGCAGGATGGTCAGAGGGATGGTGCCGAGGAAAAAGCCAAAGGGCGCAGAGGCGATGAAGAGGCTCAGGGTCTACATCGGCGTCCCGTCGGGAGTGGAGGCTCAGAAGATGACCGAGTTCGGCGACACCGCTGCCACAAGACCCATCCCGGTCTACGTGACGCTGTCGGAGCTTTCGAAGAACCTAGGGTGGAGCGGGTAGGAGTGCCAAGTCCTACAGCGAAGCAGCAGGCCAAGAAGGCACCAAAGCTCTACTCGGGCGCCAGGAAGACCGCGAGGGCGACTGCAGCCATCTTCGCGGGAGCGGGGAGGATCAGGATTAACGGCAGGCCGGTCGAACTCTGGGAGCCGGAAGTTGCACGGCTTCACCTTCTGGGGCCGGTGTCGATAGCGGGCGAGCTCAGGGACAAGTACGACCTAGACGTCAGCGTCGCAGGGGGCGGTTTCATGGGTCAGGCTGACGCTGCAGCCATGGCGATAGCCAGAGCCTACGTCGACCAGGTGAGGGGGAGCGAGCTGAGGGAGAGACTCAATGCATTCAATAAATACCTGCTATCGGGGGACCCGAGACAAGCTGAACCCAAGAAGTTTGGAGGCCCTGGCGCGAGGAGAAAGCGCCAGAAGAGTTATCGCTGACGTTGGTGCTTAAGGTTGATTTCTACCCTGGCCTTTTGGGATTCAGAAGTGAGAAGGTTTCCTGCTTCGAGGGACCTTGTCGTGGAAGCTCTCGCCAGAAGCGGGAGTTTTGGAATGGCAAGCAACAGAGTCGGTGTCTCGAAGTCCGCTCTCCTCGAATTGATGCAGCAATACCGAATCGAGGCTCCGAAGTCGTGGGGGAGTCCATCTGCTTCCGAGTCAAGACATCGACGGCCAGTTCCCTTTGTCGTGATTGGCACTGAGCAGGATCGAGTGTTCGTTGGAACTCTGATTGGGACAGAGGGTGCCACGACATGCAGATACGAGCCGAAACAACGAAAGACAGCCCTCCTGGTCGTGGTCGAGATGACCGACCGAGATTACATCGCCAGGTTCGCAGAAATCGTCGGGTTGAGTCAACCGATGTCGGCGGGGCGGCTGACGCTTCCCGGACACAAGCCCAAGTTCAGGAGGACGTTGATGGGGCTACGAGCGCTCCGCGTACTCCGCGAGGTCCTTCCCTTCATGTATGGTGTCAAGAAGAGGGAAGCTCAGAGAGCAATCGATTTCTTCTCTCCGACAGGCTACAGGGAAGGGCGCATTGCACCTGATGAGATTTGGGGCGCGATTCGCGATTCGCGTGATGCGAAGTCAGAAAGGTATATCCACGGTCCTATTCAGGCTGATTCGTCATGATGATTCCAATCAGGTGCTTCACGTGCGGGAGCCTCGTCGGAGACAAGTTCGTCTCTTTCCAGTCTAGGGTGAAGGAGGGCGAGGACCCGGCGAAGGTCCTCGACAACCTGGGAGTCAAGCGCTACTGCTGCCGGAGGATGCTCATCTCGTCCGTGGACGTCATCGACCAGGTCTTGCCCTTCTACAGTAGGAAGGCAGACAGCTTCTAGCCCCGGAGCTCAGATGACCATGTCGCAGTTCGAGGACGACGAAGCCGGCTCCGCCGACAAGATGCTGTACCCGCAGCTCTCAGAGAAGGCGCTCCTCGCAACAGGCATCAGAATCGGCACTCCTGTCAGGACGAAGACCATGGAGCAGTTCACGACCCAGCCAAGGCCGGATGGGCTGCACATGATCGACTACGTCAAGGCGTTGGCCCGGATCGACGTGGCTGGCAAGTTCATCGCCTTTGTAGGCGCGCAGAACACTGTGGTCTACACGAGCAGGGAGCACGGCACGACCGCAGTCGAGAAGTTCTGCGAACTGACAGGCGCATTGCCACTGATAGGGAGGTTCATGCCAGGAACGTTCACCAACCCGCTCTTCCCCGGCCACCTCGACGCCGAGCTGGTGCTCGTGGCCGACCCCATGTCAGACACGCAGGCGTTGGTGGAGGCGGGGAGCCAAGGCTTGCCGGTGATCGCAGTATGCGACACGGACAACGTGACCGACGACATTGACCTGGTCATACCAGGGAACAACAGGGGGAGAAAGGCAATCGCAGCCATCTTCTGGCTCCTAGCCAGGACGACGCTCACTCATGCCGGGCTGCTCGCCGCGGACCAGCCGATGAAGTACTCCATCGAGGACTTCGAGACGAAGATGGAGGAAGAGCCGAAGGCAGAAGAGGCGGAATAAGCGTAAATCGAACCGAGTCTGTCTTCAGGTCGAATGCAAGTCAGAAAGCCGGCCGTGGCGGGCTCGTTCTACCCGGCCGAGAGGGGCGAGCTCGAGAAGATGGTCAGAGATTCGTACGTCCATCCGCTCGGCCCTGGGAGGCTCCCGCCCTCGCCCAACAGCATCAGCGGTGTCGTTGCCTGCGTCGTCCCGCACGCTGGCTACGTCTATTCGGGCCCTGTGGCAGCGCACAGCTACCTGCACGTGTCCTCCCTCCGCAAGCCTGAGCTGATAGTCATCGTGGCGCCCAACCACTACGGTATCGGGAGCGGAGTCTCGGCCTACAAGAGCGGTGAATGGGAGACGCCGCTGGGAAGGATGAGGGTGGACGAGGCAGCGGCCGAGGCGATTGCGAAGTCGACTGGCATCGTCGATTTCGACCCTGCGTCTCATCTGATGGAGCACTCCCTCGAGGTGCAGCTCCCCTTTCTTCAGATGATCTACGGGGACGCGGTCCCCTTCCTACCCATCTCCATCTCGTTTCAGGACCTGGGCACCACGCGGACGCTCGCGGCAGGCGTCGCGGACATGGCCAGGGGAAGGAGGGTTGTCCTCATCGCGTCCTCTGACCTGACCCACTACGAACCGGAGCAGGTTGCGAGGGAGAAGGACATGGCGCTGATCAAGGAGATCGAGCGGATGGACGAGGATGCGTTCTACTCCACACTCCAGAGGCTCGAGATAACCGCGTGCGGCTTTGGTGCAATCTCGACGGTGATGCAGGCCGCCAAGTTGCTCGGATTCAAGAAGGGAGAGCTGTTGAAGTACGCGAGCAGCGCTGATACCACAGGGGATAAAAAGCAAGTCGTAGGCTATGGGTCACTAAGATTCGTGTAGATCTTGAAGGCATCAGCCGAAGCACCCTGCAAAGCAATCATCACCGGGGAACACTTCGTCGTCCACGGCGCCTGGGCCCTCGCTGCGGCACTAAACAGGAAGGTCCGAGTCGACGTGAGCGAGTCAGCCAGGTTCAACGTGCGGTCTGAAGGGTTCAGGGTAAGGAGGAACGCTGTCCTTCCCCTGGCCGCAGTCGTCGAGGCCATGGCCCGTGAGTTCTCGTTCAAGCCCAGCCTAGACATCCACGTCAGCTCCGGAGTCCCGGACGGCGCTGGGCTCGGTTCGTCGGCATCCACGATGGTCGCGCTGGCCGCAGCACTGTCCAAGATGCGGTCCCTCAGGCTAGGGGTCGAAGAGTTGGTCGACTTCGCCATGCTCGGGGAGAAGGTGGTCCACGGCCGGCCTTCCGGTGTGGATGTCAACATCTGCGCCCGAGGCGGCGTCATCCTCTTCAAGATGGGGGAGAGACCGAGACGAGTCTCACTGAAGCGTCCAACGAGTTTCATCGTCGTCTTCTCGGGCAAGAAGAGGAGCACGCGTGCGCTGATCAGCAGAGTATCAAGCATGAAGGAGAGGTACGCTGGCCTGTTCATGGGCCTGACTGAGGCAGCGAGCGAGATCAGCAAGCTTGCGGCTGCCAAGCTGGCCGAGGGGGACATGGAGGGTCTCGGGAGCCTCCTGACCTTCAACCACGCAGTCCTCTCAGCCGTCGGGGCGTCCAACAGCTACCTCGACGGGCTCGTGGACACCCTACTCACCATGGGCTGCAGAGGGGCGAAGCTGACCGGAGCCGGGGGAGGGGGGAGCGTCATCGCAGTGCCGCCGAGGGGAAAGGAAAAAAGGACTGTATCGGAGCTCAGGGCGCGGGGTTTTGAGGCATTTGAAGCGAGGATGCCAGTCGAGGGTGTGCGCAGCTGGCTAGGACGATAGTCGCCAAGCTCGGAGGGTCCGTAATCACCGACAAGTCCAAGCCCTTCTCCTACAGGTCTGACGTCGCATCAGCTCTCGCCGAGGAGATAGCCTCCTCTGACGAGAAGGTGGTTGTGGTCCACGGCGGCGGTTCCTTCGGCCACACCGTCGCGAAGCAGTACGGCCTGACGTCCTCCTCGGCCACAGGCAGCTCTGTCGGCGTCCCGCAGACAAGGAACGCGATGTATGAGCTGAACCACCTGGTCTGCAAGACGATGATGGAGTTCAAGGTCAGTCCATATCCATTCGCTCCGTTCGACATGCTCACGCGGGCGACGAAGAGCGCCACAGCCAACTGGCTGAAGGGTCTGCTGAAGGCCGGACTGACACCGGTCACCTTCGGAGACGTCTCGCTCCTCCCCGGCGGCTTCAAGGTTTTCTCAGGCGACGCAATAGTCCAGGAGCTCGCCCGGATACTGAAGCCCGACTGGTGCGTTTTCGCGCTCGACGTCGACGGAGTCTACGAAGAGAATACGAAGGTGATAATCCCAGAGCTTACCCCAGCCAAGATCAGGAGGATGAAGGTCGGGAGGGGTGAGGACGCCACGGGCGGGATGAGGGCGAAGCTCGAGGTCGCAGCAAAGGTCGCGGCAGGGGGAACACCTGTCTCCTTCGTATCGGGTTACAGAAGGAACGAGTTCTCCAAAGCCTTAAGGGGTCTTGACTTCTACGGCACAGTCGTAAAACCCTGATTCCCCAGGGCCAAGGTTGGCGCAGCAATTGATTGACCTTCAGAAGGAAATGGCAAGGGTGAAGTCGAGAGTGGACGGGGTTATCTTGAAAGAGCTCCTCCCAAGGTCGAACCCGATACCCGAGGTGGACCTGCTCTACAAGATGATGCGCGACTACCCGGCGAGGACCGCCAAGGGCCTGAGACCTTTCCTATGCGTCGTCGCCTGCAAGGCGACGGGCGGCACAGAGGAGGACTCGCTCCTCACCGCCGCCTCCCTGGAGATGTTCCAGCACTGGATACTGATACACGACGACATCGAGGACGAGTCGGAGCTCCGCAGGGGGGAACCCACGCTCCACATGAAGTACTCAAAATCGCTTGCACTCAACGCGGGCGACGCACTCCACGCGAGGATGTGGGGCGCCCTCGCCCTGAACGAGAAGAGGCTGGGCCAGGAACGCACGCTGCGTGTGATGGACGAGTTCTCCAGAATGGTCAACGCGACGACCGAGGGCCAGCACATGGAGCTCGTCTGGGTGCACGAGAAGAAGTGGGACCTAGACGAGTCGGACTACTACGAGATGTGCACCCGGAAGACCTCGTGGTACACGACCGCGAGCCCCTGCAGGTTAGGAGCGATTGTAGCCGGCGCGAAAGCCCCAGTCCTTGAGAAGCTCCTCAGGTTCGGCCTCAAGCTCGGCGTCGGGTTCCAGATACAGGACGACGTGCTCAACCTCGTCGGCGACCAGTCCAAGTACGGCAAGGCGAGGTCGGACGACATCCTCGAGGGCAAGAGGACCGTAATGCTCCTGAAGCTGCTCGAACTCGCCACTAGCGCCGAGAGGGCAAAGGTCGTGGCAATAATGAACAAGCCCAGGGAGAGGAAGAGCTCAAGGGATGTAGAATACGTCGTGTCCATGATGAGGAAGTATGACACGATTGGGTACGCCAGCGGGAGGGCGAAGGCGCTGATGAACGAGGCTCTCCTGATAGCCGACACCGTGGCTTGGGAGGGGGACAAGTCGGCTGTGCAGCTGCTGAAGGCTGTCGCGAGGTTCACAGTAGAGCGACAATGGTGAACGAGAAGTCCGCGGTACTCTCACAGGCAGCGCTCGACGCTCTCGAGAGGAACGCCCTTGTCAACGCCTCGCGCCACGGCGGGAAGGCGGAGGTGGGTGCAATCGTGAGCGGGGTGCTGGGTGAGTTCCCCGAACTCAGGTCGAGGGCCGGGGACGTCGCGTCGGTGGCCCGCAGCGTGGTCGGGAAGGTCAACGCGATGGGGGAGACCGAGCAGCTGGAGCTACTCACGAAGAAGTATCCAGAGCATGTCCAGCAGAAGAAGAAGGAGGGGCGGGTTGGACTCCCACCGCTCCCCAACGCAGAGAAGGGTAAGGTGGCCTTCCGACTCCCCCCGGAGCCCTCAGGCTTCATGACCATCGGCCACGCGATGGCGTTCACGATCAACCACCTCTACTCCGAGATGTACGACGGAGAACTCTGGCTGAGGTTCGAGGACACGAACCCGAAGAAGGCTGCCAAGAGATACTACGAGAGCTTCAGGGAGGGAATCGCATGGCTCGGCATCAAGGTCGACCACGAGAAGAACGTCTCCGAGGACAACGAGATGATTTGCGACCACGGGACTCGGCTGATACGGGAAGGGAAGGCCTACACCTGCTCCTGCGACCAGCCGAAGGTCAAGAAGCTTAGGTTCGAGGGGACAGTTTGCGAGCATAGGGGCAGAGGTCCGGACGAGAACATGCGCGTGTGGGAGGAAATGCTCGGCAGGAAGCACGGGGAGGGTTCGTGGGTCGTCAGGCTGAAGGGCGACATGGGGAACCCTGACTACTCGCTCAGAGACCCTAACATCTTCAGGATAATCGAGCACAACCACCCCGTCACGGGTTCGAAGTACGCCGTGTGGCCGACCTACGACCTTGCCAATACGATAGAGGACGAG
This region includes:
- a CDS encoding polyprenyl synthetase family protein — encoded protein: MIDLQKEMARVKSRVDGVILKELLPRSNPIPEVDLLYKMMRDYPARTAKGLRPFLCVVACKATGGTEEDSLLTAASLEMFQHWILIHDDIEDESELRRGEPTLHMKYSKSLALNAGDALHARMWGALALNEKRLGQERTLRVMDEFSRMVNATTEGQHMELVWVHEKKWDLDESDYYEMCTRKTSWYTTASPCRLGAIVAGAKAPVLEKLLRFGLKLGVGFQIQDDVLNLVGDQSKYGKARSDDILEGKRTVMLLKLLELATSAERAKVVAIMNKPRERKSSRDVEYVVSMMRKYDTIGYASGRAKALMNEALLIADTVAWEGDKSAVQLLKAVARFTVERQW
- the gltX gene encoding glutamate--tRNA ligase, which produces MNEKSAVLSQAALDALERNALVNASRHGGKAEVGAIVSGVLGEFPELRSRAGDVASVARSVVGKVNAMGETEQLELLTKKYPEHVQQKKKEGRVGLPPLPNAEKGKVAFRLPPEPSGFMTIGHAMAFTINHLYSEMYDGELWLRFEDTNPKKAAKRYYESFREGIAWLGIKVDHEKNVSEDNEMICDHGTRLIREGKAYTCSCDQPKVKKLRFEGTVCEHRGRGPDENMRVWEEMLGRKHGEGSWVVRLKGDMGNPDYSLRDPNIFRIIEHNHPVTGSKYAVWPTYDLANTIEDEVCGITHILRSSEFHTALQRLIRETLSLRRVEVIQFSRFNFKGTPVQKRLLRPLVENGLVSGWDDPRMPTVAGVRRRGIIPETIRQFTLQVGYTKSEHEYDWSLLFAVNRKLLDPVSRRVFFVPNPVGLRVEGAPRKKVTIKFHPEKDLGERTVDTSGEFFVPGDDAKSLKKGSVFRLMELFNVELLSTEGRLTAKYTGDELVQDTRKVQWVTPDHVEAKVLVPGALFNDAGEFDPESLTEVSGYGERAMASLKEGEIVQLPRFGFCRQDSPHTLILTHK